The DNA sequence TTCAGACCCTTTCAATGCGCCCTTTAACAGAAGAAGATATATGTGTATTATTTGACGAAGAGAGCCAGAAGAGGTTTGAGATATTAAAATCTGAAGGAAGGGTCATTTCTGTCAATATAGTCGGGGTAATTTTTTACAAAAAGGCTTTAGAGCCTTGACTTTAAAGGACTTTTTCTCTATAATCCCATTCACAAATTCGATTGTTCCGGCATAGCTCAGCGGTAGAGTAGATGACTGTTAATCATTTGGTCCCAGGTTCGAATCCTGGTGCCGGAGCCACTTTTTATGTAGATGCACTCGTAGCTCAGCTGGATAGAGCACCCGCCTTCTAAGCGGGCGGTCTCAGGTTCGAATCCTGACGGGTGTACCACCTTTTATTGTTGTTAAGATAATCACCAGTTCAAAGTGTAACGGTATCTGTTACTACCAAATATGGTATCCAATAGACTTGGTAATTTTCGATATGTGCGATTTGGTATTCCTACAAGTGATCACTATATCTTGCATATTATTAGTAGCTCAATGGTAGTGCAGGTGCCCTCTGTTTATCAAATAGCACCCTCATTTAAAAAGTTATAATCTTTATCAGTTTTATTCTGGATCTCTATAATATGCAGGTTGGAGACTATTTTGAACAGGAGAGAACTTATCTACTAGTCTTAGGAAACCATGAGAATCCTGTGGATACAATATATACTGTTACTATTTACAACATTAGTCTACCATAATTCTTTTTGATAAGGTTTGTTTGCCATATCCTACTTAGAGATAAGCCATAAAAATATTTATAGATGTATTAGTTTATTCTTATCTTTATAGATAAAATAATCAATTAAAATGAATATAAAAATAGTTATTTTTAAAAATAGATACATTATTTCTTTGTTAGCTTTCAATATAACCTAGGTTTACTTAATATAAAATACTATAGTTGAATATATAGGAGTTTAGAATGAATATTTTAGTGACTGGAGGTGCTGGATATATTGGATCACATACCTCACTCCTTCTTTTGGAAGCTGGACATAAAGTGATTGTCCTTGATAATTTCAGTAACTCATCTAGTGAAAGTATTAAGAGAGTAGAGGAGATTACTGGAAAACCTATTGTACTCGTAGAGGGCGACATAAGGAACCAAAATGAGCTTGAAGTACTCTTCTCTTCTTATGAGATTGATATTGTAATTCACTTTGCTGGGCTTAAGGCAGTGGGTGAGTCCGTTGAAAAACCAATGAAGTATTATGAGACAAATGTTTATGGTACAGTACAGTTGTGCAAAGTGATGGCAGAGCATGGGTGTCGATCTATTGTATTTAGTTCATCTGCAACGGTTTATGGTGATCCTCATTCAGTTCCTATTAAAGAAGATTTTTCATTACATCCTACCAACCCCTATGGTAGAACCAAACTGATGATTGAAGAGATGCTACGCGATCTATATATTTCAGACAATCAGTGGAAGGTGATACTGCTTCGCTACTTTAATCCAGTAGGAGCACATGAGTCTGGTAAAATAGGTGAAGATCCAAATGATATCCCCAACAACTTAATGCCCCTTATTGCTCAGACTGCAGTAGGTAAACGTGAAAAAATTTCTATATTTGGAAATGACTACAATACGCATGATGGTACAGGAGTACGGGACTATATTCATGTGATGGATTTGTCAGAAGGACACCTTAAGGCACTTGAAAAGATTGGTAATATGAATGGTGTTCTCACCATTAATTTAGGAACTGGACGAGGGTATTCTGTATTTGATATGGTTAAAACTTTTGAAAAAGTATCTGGAAAAGAGATACCTTATGTTATTGCACCAAGACGCAGTGGAGATATTGCCCAATGCTATGCTGACCCAAGTTATGCAAAAGAGGTACTTGGCTGGGAGGCAGAAAAAGGCATTGAAGAGATGTGTGAAGATACTTGGCGGTGGCAAAGTATGAATCCAAGAGGGTATCATTAAATTAGATGCCTAGCCCGATTTCATAAGTCTATTGCTTACCTTTTTTGTAGCTATTTATATAAGTTCAGTTTTTGGTTTCCCCATCAATCCACCGCAAGTAATCTGGCTTGGCATCATCTATAATAAACATTAGTATTTCAGGAACATCATAGGTGTGGATTTTTTCTATTGTTTCTTTAATCTCTGCAAAGAGTGAAACGTTTGTTTTGATTTCAAGGCGTATCTCTTTGCTTGTAATGATTTTGCCTTTCCATCGATAAGAACTCTCAATAGATGAGACCTGTACACAAGATACAAGTTTTTCTTGTAGTAGGGTTTGTGTAATCAGATCTGCATTCTCTTGATTGTCTGTGGTTGTTGTGACCATACAGTAGTTAGATGCACCCATGTTCCACCTTTTCAATCAAGTCTTTTACGGCAGTTTCAATCATATTGTAAACCTTTTCAAAACCTTCAAATCCATTAAAAAAATAGGGATCTGGCACATCCTCCCCTCCGTGACTACCAAAATCACCAAGTAGGTAGATATTTTGAAACCCCATTATTTCTAGATCATTTCGGTTCTGTTTATCTAGGGCAACAATATAATCAAATTTGTACTGGTCACTTTGCGTGACAGGTCTTGATCTTTGTGATGAGATATCAATATTGTGCTGTTGTGCTACTTCAATAGAGTGTTTGCAAGGTGCCTCACCTTTATGCCACTCACTGGTTCCTGCAGAGTCAATTTCAATTGTTTTTTGAGATTTCTGAATAAGATAGTGATGGGCAATTCCCTCAGCAAGTGGACTGCGACAAATATTTCCAAGACAGACAAATAAGATACGCTTCATCCCGCCCCCTCTTAGTTCAATTAAGGTATTTTAGTATAATTTATCCTAAAAAAGAGAGAATACTGGAGAAACATAAATAATGGTCTAGCCCCCTCTGTTGACTGTCCTTAAACGTTGCTCTCATTTATTACTAAAAACAGGTACAATCATAAAACTTTAAGGTAGGGATAGAGTATGAAGATAAATGTTATTATTGTTGATAAAAAAGGGAAAGATGGGCTATATGCACCACTGATAGAGCACTATAAAAAGATTGCAAAACCATTTGCAAAAATTGATGTCATAGAGTGCTTTGACAAAGAGATTGCTAAAGCACATGATATCTCTCCCAAGGCAGCACAGAAGGCATATTCTGAAGCAATGGAGCAGTACCTTCTTGGTAGTTTTAATATTGCATTAAACCCTTCATCAAAAGAGGTAGATAGTTTTGATGTTGCAAACCTGCTTAAGGATAGAAGTAGTATAAACTTTTACATTGGCGGTGCATACGGCTTTGAGAGCAATTTTTTAAGTAAATGTAATAAAGCCATATCATTTGGTAAAATAACACTTTCACATAAACTGGTTAAGATTGTACTACTCGAACAGATATTTAGGGGTTTGGCAATTAACAATAATCATCCATATCATAAATAGGAAAATGAGCATGTTGACACAAAAAGAACTGGAGATATTCAAGGGTAAATTACTTGATAGGAGAGTACAGATTGAAAAGAATCTTATAGGAACGGCACAGGAGCTTGATGGCATGAGAGAATTAGAACTCAATGATGAGGGTGATTATGCCGCAGCTTCGGCAGAAAGTATAGTAGATGGTGCAATCTTGGATAAACAACGAAAAGAATTAGCAGAAATTGATTTGGCTTTGGATAAAATAAACAACGAAACCTACGGTATTTGTGAAATGTGTGAAGAGCCAATAGGGCGTGCGCGTCTTGAGGTCAAAAATTTTGCACGTTTTTGTATTGTTTGTAGGGAGATTAGCGAAAAAGAAGAACAGTAAACCTGTTAAAAGGAGTAGATATGAGAATCAGGTTATATATATTCGTGGCACTGCTATTGATAGGGGTCACGGGTGTATCGACACAGATGATTAACCCAAATCATTTTTCAATAGAGGTTATGGGGCTTCATTTTGATTTTCCTATAGCAGTATGGATTGTATTGCCAATGCTTCTTCTTCTTCTTTTTACAGTAATACACATGTTTTACCATAGTCTTAAAAACTATTTTGAAGCAAAGAAGTGGTCACACGACATTCAAACACTTGAAGATGCGTTCTACTGGTCACTTATGCATGAGCCTAAAGAGCAGAAATATATGGTTGATGAGATAAAGAGGTTAGCAGTCATTCTTAGCAAATCAACGATTGATATGGTTGATAATGTGGAAGGGATGAGTGATAGGCTTGTAGGCGCTACAAGTAGCCTTAATAGAATTAAGCATGGTGAGTATGTAGACCTTAAAGAACATAAACTTGCAAGGGTATTTAATGAGGGGAATCCTCACCTTATACAAAATTGTCTCAATCGCCTTAAAGATGATTTAAACTTTGTAGAAGAGGTGATCAATCTTCCTTCAAGTTTTTCACAGATCATACAGCAGGAGGCATTAAAGATTTTTGCTACCAAAGTAACATTTTTTAAAGCACGAAAATATGTAAAAATATTTGATGTTAAAAACTTCATGGTTATGCTTAATCGTGCAACAGAAGATAAAGATTTGGGTCTGAGTGCAGATATGTTAAATGAGTTTGTAGCAGTTTTACAGCTTTCATGTAGTGACTATATTCATATTGCCAAAGTAACCAAAAAAATATTTTCTCCTGATGAGAACTTAGCACTTTTCCGAGACTACCAACAAGAGACTCCCAAGGCACAAAATGCCTACCTTTATCTACTTTTTGAATATGAACTACTCGATAAAATTGAAGCATATTTTGAAGAGCATGAAGTACATGAGTTTGTAAAGTATCGCGCACTTTTTGAATTAAAAAAACAGGACAAAGGATTTAAGCTAGAAGATTTAATCGATACAGAGTCGATTTGTAAAAATATCTAAAGCAGATATGCCTAAACTTGATTTTACCAAACCTTTCTATGCTCTAGCCCCACTAGCAGGATTTACGGATCTTCCTTTCCGCTCTGTTGTTAAAAAGTTTGGGGTTGACCTGACTGTCTCAGAGATGATTAGCTCTAACGCACTGGTATACAAGAGCAAAAAAACATACCGCATGTTGGAAAAAGCACCTTCAGAAGACCCATACAGTATTCAGATTGCAGGTAGTGATCTTGAGGTGATTCAAAAAGCAGTTGAAATTATTAATGAAAAAGAAGGGGTAAGTGTTATTGACCTTAACTGTGGCTGTCCTGCTCCCAAGGTGGTCAATAATTTACAGGGATCCTCCTTGCTAACCAATCTCTCACAGATGGGAAAGGTGATTGAAACCATCAAGAAATACTCTACCAAGGAGTACACTTCTGTTAAAATGCGTTTGGGTTTCAATGAAAAGAATCATATTCAAATTGCCAAAGTGGCTGAGGATGCTGGGGCAGATTATATTGCTGTACATGGGCGAACCAGGGCAGGTCGATATAAGGCTGCTGTTGATTATGATGCTATCAAAGAGATCAAAGAGGCTGTTGCAATTCCAGTGATTGCCAATGGCGATATTGACTCCCCTCAAAAGGCACAGTGGGTCTTGGAATATACTGGTGTAGATGGAATCATGATTGGTCGTGCCGCCATTAAGGCACCATGGATCTTTTCCCAGATTAAAGAGAAGATGAATGAACCTAGTTCAGAACTTATTAAAAATGTAGTACTTGAGCATTTTGACCAAATGATCTCTTATTATGACAAGTATGGTGCAATTATTTTTAGAAAAAACCTGCACGGATATTCAAAAGCAGGCTATCAAGGTGCTTCAGAATTTAGAGATACCATTAATCGCATTGAAGACCCTAAGCAGATGCGAGAGGTCATAGAAACATTCTTCTCCCAAAAATTTTTCTATGAAGATTGATATATATCAAAACCCTTTATGGGGAGATTGATTATAATCCTTTTTAAAAACAAGGCTATGCATGCTATTTATACTCATTAAAACCATCCACCTCTTTGCTGCATTTATCTATGGTGGTTTTCTCATTACAGACAATCTATTTTGCAATAAGATTAAAAAAACATTTAGTGAGGATGAGCACAAACATATACGTGAATCTTTTATGAAATATGTAAGAAAAGTTGTACCACCAAGCCTTATTGTAGCAGTATTGACAGGACTTTATCTAATCTCACAAGTATATGGTCCAATAGATCCAAAGCAGGGACTTACATGGTTTCAGGGTATTTTGGCACTCAAGGCTTTTTTGGGAATATGGCTTGGGCTGAGAGGTTTTTTGCAGGTTTATGTGGGCATACAACCTTTTGTATTTAAAAGTCATGTCCTTCCATTTGCTTTTGTAATCACAATAATTTTTCTTTCTCAATTTATGTATCTCCCGGTTCAATAAAAAATTACGCTACAATCTCCTATCTTTTTTGGAGTAGTATGATGTTTATTGAATTGGTACCTGTTGGCATATTCATAGGCACAATGTCTGGTTTCTTTGGTGTTGGTGGAGGGATGATCCTTGTGCCCATTCTTTTGGCCATAGGATTTGAGATTAAAGATGCCATTGGGATCTCCATAGTTCAGATGACATTCTCTTCTATTTTTGGTTCTTACCTGAACTATAAAAAAGGTTCACTCATCATAGGTGAGGGGATCTTTGTCGGGCTTGGTGGTTTTGGTGGTGGCTACATTGGTGGTTATGTCACAGAGCACATTCCAGATACTGCGTTGCAGTTTACATTTCTGGGCTTGCTTCTCTTTGCTCTTTTTAGGCTCTTTTTCTCCAAAAACCATCATGATGATACCCAAACCAAGACACTCAACAAAGGCTTACTTTTTACCATAGGTTTGGGGATTGGTATTTTCTCTATTACACTAGGGATTGGTGGCTCCATCATCTTAACACCACTTTTAGTAGGGCTTTTGCACTACCCCATCAAAAAGGCAGTCTCAGCTGGGCTTTTCTTTGTAGTATTCTCTTCCATCGCAGGGATGATAAGCCGTTTGAGCACCGGAACCATAGACTTTGGCAATGGGTTGGTGGTGGCAATATCTCTTGTAGGTGTGGCACTGGGTATTTGGCTTAAGACCACGTTACTTTAAAAACCATAAGATGGCACTGTTGGTGTTGTATGTGTTTGCGTTAGGGATGTTAGTGAAAGATGTGGTTTTAACAGTCAGAAGTTGAAATAGTTTTCCGTTAAGAATTAAACTTTCTCTCAAGGTTTTGTTATGTGTTTAGTCATATGCCTGTTGCCGATGTTTAAAATCAACTACCGCAATAATAGTTTTTCATTTTTTATCAAATAAAAAGTCGGTAATTGCCAACTCTATATCTATAATAGCCTTCTAGTACGCCTTTTAACTTTTATATTTGTTCCATAGTGTGGATTCTCGTAACTGAGGATACAAAATTTTCTATTTTTGTATATAATTTTTTTATCTATTGTGGTCTTTATTTTTAAAAATGTCTTAGTTTCTGCAATTTGATATTTAGATATTTTATAATCACCATTTTTAAATCATCTAAACAATTCATTAAATTTTCAACTGAAAGCTCTTTATCATTGGAAATTTCTTGTATCTCATCATTTTCGACAAACTGTGAAGATGTCAAATACTACAGTGATATGTTTTTACAATATACCTTTAAGTTTAGCAGAATTACTCGTAACTTCAAGTACAAAGTACATTTTATTTTTATTTTCTTGATCATCTAATGCATGTTTACTTAAATTGTTTACAATTATTTCAATAGTTCTTTATCTTTTATAGATTCATAATTCAAAAAGGTATTGGTCTTCCTTCTTTTTGGAATATAAATACGTCCCATATAAGTATTTACATTGTAACTGAAATATAACGCCCCCTTCTATTTTTTCTTCTGGACTTATAAGGTCTTCTTTTAAATGGGCATAAGTATCCATTGACAATGAAGAAGATATTGGCAATAATGTGTCATTAATCATAGCACTGATTGTTGCTTTAGTTGCTGTTCCTGTTTGATATATTGGTCTATGCATTTCTTTAATAGAAAAGAACACTTTTCTATTATTGAATCAAGTTGATGCTGTTTAATTTTGGTAATTTTTTATTTTTGATTCTTCATATAGTTTTCCAAGTGTTTATCATAGTCTACATGTACTAAACTTTCAGAAGTATAATCATATGCAGAATAAATATGTCCTAAGATGTGTCTTTTGGGGCTGTACCTAAGCCATACAGTACTGTACAAAATAGGCTGCTGTCATTTTCCAACTACCATCTTCTGATGGTAATGAATAATTTCTGCATTCTTTAAGATGGAGATTGTGTGATAACTTGATTATTTAATATTAAATGTGTGGTAAGAGCAGGGATCTTTGAAACCCAGTAAGTGCTTGTGCAATATCCTTATAAATCAATTCTATGATTGTCTGAACTATTACCTTCGAATGATATTGTAGAATTTTACTATATCTATCAAATATATTCCTTTTTAGAATTATAGATAATGGTCAGAGTATAGAAATGGTGACCTTCCCTCGTTCCATCCATCCTCAGTGAAAGGGATACATGAAAAAATTATAACCAAATAAAGGCATTATTGTCCTACTATGCGCTCTCATGCAGAAGCAACAGGGCGAGGAGGTGGAAATGGAGAGATTTTGTAATTTAGGCTCTTGTATGCATTCCCACACCGAGGACGGATAAGAATGAAAAAACCCTTTAGGCTTCTTTTTGAACCCTCAACCGTACATAATCTAACACTATCCACTCTTCTTCACTATAAATCTCACTTTTTTAAAATATCTCTACACTCTATTTTAAATATCTCAAAATCCTCACGGCTTAAATGCTCCGAGTAATGCCGATGGCAAATATATCTAACCAGTTGACGATGTCATTCATGGAATTGTGGAGTCTAGGGGATAAGTTCAGCATAGCTTGCCAGCCCTCAGACTCTAACAATGCCGTGTACTCCTCCACACTAGAGAGGAAAGTACCAAGGGTTTCAAATACTCCCCACGTGGGATGAGTATCAAATACCTTTTGCATAGCAGAGACGACGATACATATTACCCACACCTCTCCAAACTCGGCTGTAAACGTCCACCATTTTTAAGCGATTTTGCTATGTTTTTACAGCAGACCTGGCATCCCACTTACCCAATGCAAAGTGGCGTGGAAACCTGCATCAATTCATTTTCATAAAGGCAATGCCGTAACAGAGACAACATAAGCCTCAACTCCTTGCTTTACAAGCCTCTATCATCTCTGCACTCATATCTACCCAATGACTTTTGCCTCTACGCTCCTATCTCAACTTGGCTAAAGTACCCTCTCACACCCCGCATCGTATAGTCTCACCCTTTGGGGTCAAGTAAATCTACCACAGGCAATGCCAACTGTGAGACAAAATCCGTATGTTTGTTTGTGAGTTTTTGGATTCCATTTGGTTTGTTTTGTTTTATATTTTCATTTTGCTCTCCTTTTCCCTTGTTTCGAGGAGGGATGGGAATGAGAGATAAATTTCCACTAGATATTTATTGACCACTCTGTTTGTTAGCACATGCCCTCTTAATAGTTTTGCAATAATAACTCTCTTTTAAAAAGTTCAGGAACTACTACCTCTTAAAGGAAAAAAGTTACTAGATTGTACTTTTTCTTTTATTTGCCTATAAACTTTTCTTGCGGCACTTAAACTATCTTTTTGATATAGTCAACAATATTTAAAAGGTCTTCTTTTGCATTTGAAGTCCATTTAACTTTAATTTACTAAGGGATTAGCTAAACAAGAGCTAAAAACATCTTCTGAGTCATAGAAGATGTCCACTTCTAATATCTTTTTCTGCAAATGAAAGAAAGCTTCATGATAGCAGAGCATTTTCATATCTTAACTCTTTGGATCTTGTATAACAGCTAGCTTCACCATTTTATTGTGATTATCATAGATCTATGAGTTTCATTGATATATTTTAGAACATCATTTAACTCTACTTTTAGATAGGTAACAGGTTTTATATCATCTACAACCATTTGCATAAAATCTCCTTCCAGTCTCCTTTTATTGTAGTATTAAATTAAGACTTAATGTGCTAATGTGATGCCAATGGTCGAATGGCCAATAAATTTCTGCTAGGTAATTTTATCGGTTACTCTATTTTGTTATGTCTTTTTAGTAAGTTTGTACTCAGAATTTTAACAACATCTTTGGAAGAATATCGTCAAGGTTTTCAACATCTTTATCGGTAAGTTCGATTAACTTAAAATTATATTTCTGGTAATCTCCTTTTTTTCTTTGCTTTCCTTCTTGCATACTTAGGATCATTTCAAAGCCCAAAATTCAATATATACTTTTCCTGTAGAATATAAAAATCACAATAAATTTCTTCTTCAATAGGTAGTTTTCTTTCGTAGCATGTGTGCAAGATTTCTGCCATGTAAAGCCAATTATCTGTAACATTTCAGATTTACTCTAACCATATGTCCATCACACAATCGCTCTATGTTTTGCTACTCGCTTTTCTCGAAAATTTGAATCTCTAGAATCATCAATTTTCTTTTGAATGCTCTTCCACTTCTAAATTACTTTGCACATTATTGATATAAAAAGTATTATTTTTAAAGTGATTCATCATTCAACATAAAGTATTCCATTTTGATTATTTTCTTTTTGAATACCTCCAATTTTAGTTCCAAGTAGTGTTGTGTCCAACCTTTTAAATATTTTCAATAAATCAATCTCTGATAAGATTAAGTTGATTTTCTCGCTGTGGACCATATTTATTGCCTATTTTTTGTAGAAGAAAAAAACTCTTTTCCTTGTATTAGTTGTTTGGAATTTCTATATTCGTTCCAAGCAATATGGTCTCTCCAAACTTTAGGTGATTTTCATAGCACCACTATTCTGTATACCTAAATCAATTCATTATAGCCTTTTTCATCTTTGATAATATATTTTCTTTGCTAATAAAAAGTTCATCAGTTGTGACGTTTGCTCATCGATAGCACAGCTATGAAATGAATATTTGTTTTATTTTTATTATTCTCTCCTGATTTAAATTTATTTATTTCAGCTTGATTGCCTTTTTTTGCCTTACGTAGAGACAGATCACCACCACATTTTGGACAAGACTTTTTATTCTCTTTTTCTTTAACAATATTTTTACATATTTTTTATGTTCTTGGTTTTGTTTTAAAGAACGGAGCAAGTTGTCTTGATTCTATTGAATCAATAATTTCTGAAACTTCTTTTTGTGAAAATACTTTCTCTTTTTGATTTAATATAATCAATATAGCTAATACCATACTTTACATTTTTAGGCATTTGGGTTTAAATGTACTATCATACGGTAAACACAATAACTGAAAATATTTTATTGGATGATATATATTTAATGCGTCTTGAATGGTTTGATATGTTTATAATTTTGATGAAGTGGATTTTGAAATTTATTGGTGTGTTTGTAAATTTTTGAGTCAATATTTTTGCTTTTCATCACCAAATATCCATCCTTTCATATTTTTGTTTCGACTACAAAAATGTATATTCTGGCACAATGATATGGTCTATTTGTGTGGTACCACCTTCGATTGGAAGTGTTACATTTTTATGAGATAGTATTTATTTTTATCAGAGTCTCTCAATTTTGCGGCAATATTCACTAGAAGTCACCAGCTTCTCCTTTTCCTGTCGGTGTTCTAAAATACTACTACTAAAATCATTGAGCAAATACCATAATTGTAACAATGGTTCTAAAATTGTTGATATGTTTACTATGGCTTATGTCCTTTTGGTCGTTTAACGTTGCAAATGCTGTTAGTAAAAGTGATGACGAAGGAGTGGTACTTTTGCTGTCGAGTGCATTTGCCTTGTTGTATTCTTTTTAGTTTAGACCTGACAAAATTGCATTTTCTATACGCTCGAAAGCATTTTGATACCCTTGCATCAAGTATTGGTGTGTCTTGCCGATCTGATTGACCACCATCATATGATATTTTATTACGGGTAACAAAGTTCAAGCGTACTTTTGTAATTTTCCGATTTTTCTACAAATGCTGTTGCAGATGTTTGAGAAAGCATTTGATATTCCGAGCAAAGAACATAGAAACAACATCGCTGTTAATGCACTTTCTGCCATAATTAGTCGTATCTTTGTCTGCACTTCTGACCGTATAACCCAAATCTTGGAGACCGATAGAACACTTGAAAAAAAACAATACCTTTCCCTGTTTATATTCACGTGTTTGCAAGCTTTGTATTTCTAATGGTG is a window from the Sulfurovum sp. genome containing:
- the galE gene encoding UDP-glucose 4-epimerase GalE, which gives rise to MNILVTGGAGYIGSHTSLLLLEAGHKVIVLDNFSNSSSESIKRVEEITGKPIVLVEGDIRNQNELEVLFSSYEIDIVIHFAGLKAVGESVEKPMKYYETNVYGTVQLCKVMAEHGCRSIVFSSSATVYGDPHSVPIKEDFSLHPTNPYGRTKLMIEEMLRDLYISDNQWKVILLRYFNPVGAHESGKIGEDPNDIPNNLMPLIAQTAVGKREKISIFGNDYNTHDGTGVRDYIHVMDLSEGHLKALEKIGNMNGVLTINLGTGRGYSVFDMVKTFEKVSGKEIPYVIAPRRSGDIAQCYADPSYAKEVLGWEAEKGIEEMCEDTWRWQSMNPRGYH
- a CDS encoding divalent-cation tolerance protein CutA, which translates into the protein MGASNYCMVTTTTDNQENADLITQTLLQEKLVSCVQVSSIESSYRWKGKIITSKEIRLEIKTNVSLFAEIKETIEKIHTYDVPEILMFIIDDAKPDYLRWIDGETKN
- a CDS encoding low molecular weight phosphotyrosine protein phosphatase — translated: MKRILFVCLGNICRSPLAEGIAHHYLIQKSQKTIEIDSAGTSEWHKGEAPCKHSIEVAQQHNIDISSQRSRPVTQSDQYKFDYIVALDKQNRNDLEIMGFQNIYLLGDFGSHGGEDVPDPYFFNGFEGFEKVYNMIETAVKDLIEKVEHGCI
- a CDS encoding 23S rRNA (pseudouridine(1915)-N(3))-methyltransferase RlmH, producing the protein MKINVIIVDKKGKDGLYAPLIEHYKKIAKPFAKIDVIECFDKEIAKAHDISPKAAQKAYSEAMEQYLLGSFNIALNPSSKEVDSFDVANLLKDRSSINFYIGGAYGFESNFLSKCNKAISFGKITLSHKLVKIVLLEQIFRGLAINNNHPYHK
- the dksA gene encoding RNA polymerase-binding protein DksA; its protein translation is MLTQKELEIFKGKLLDRRVQIEKNLIGTAQELDGMRELELNDEGDYAAASAESIVDGAILDKQRKELAEIDLALDKINNETYGICEMCEEPIGRARLEVKNFARFCIVCREISEKEEQ
- a CDS encoding tRNA-dihydrouridine synthase, with product MPKLDFTKPFYALAPLAGFTDLPFRSVVKKFGVDLTVSEMISSNALVYKSKKTYRMLEKAPSEDPYSIQIAGSDLEVIQKAVEIINEKEGVSVIDLNCGCPAPKVVNNLQGSSLLTNLSQMGKVIETIKKYSTKEYTSVKMRLGFNEKNHIQIAKVAEDAGADYIAVHGRTRAGRYKAAVDYDAIKEIKEAVAIPVIANGDIDSPQKAQWVLEYTGVDGIMIGRAAIKAPWIFSQIKEKMNEPSSELIKNVVLEHFDQMISYYDKYGAIIFRKNLHGYSKAGYQGASEFRDTINRIEDPKQMREVIETFFSQKFFYED
- a CDS encoding sulfite exporter TauE/SafE family protein, coding for MMFIELVPVGIFIGTMSGFFGVGGGMILVPILLAIGFEIKDAIGISIVQMTFSSIFGSYLNYKKGSLIIGEGIFVGLGGFGGGYIGGYVTEHIPDTALQFTFLGLLLFALFRLFFSKNHHDDTQTKTLNKGLLFTIGLGIGIFSITLGIGGSIILTPLLVGLLHYPIKKAVSAGLFFVVFSSIAGMISRLSTGTIDFGNGLVVAISLVGVALGIWLKTTLL